The proteins below are encoded in one region of Drosophila santomea strain STO CAGO 1482 chromosome 3R, Prin_Dsan_1.1, whole genome shotgun sequence:
- the LOC120451421 gene encoding NADP-dependent malic enzyme isoform X1: MFSRPSLCGTVSKFCRCSTSATGKTTVAAATVPTARHYHEVVGDIICPSQVRGIDHIRDPRLNKGLAFTLEERQTLGIHGLQPARFKTQEEQLQLCKIAVNRYTEPLNKYLYLSDLYDRNERLFFRFLSENIEDLMPIVYTPTVGLACQRFGLIYRRPHGLFITYNDRGHIFDVMKNWPEPNVRAICVTDGERILGLGDLGACGMGIPVGKLALYTALAGIKPHQCLPIVVDVGTNNIDLLEDPLYVGLRQKRVVGREYDDFIDEFMEAVVQRYGQNTLIQFEDFGNHNAFRFLDKYRNTYCTFNDDIQGTASVAVAGLYASKRITGKSFKDYTFLFAGAGEAAIGIADLTVKAMVQDGVPIEEAYNRIYMVDIDGLLTKSRKVGNLDGHKINYAKDINPMSDLAEIVATIKPSVLIGASAAAGIFTPEILRTMADNNERPVVFALSNPTSKAECTAEDAYKHTDARVIFSSGSPFPPVQIGDKTFYPGQGNNAYIFPGVGLGVICTGTHHIPDEMFLIAAQELANFVEPSDIERGSLYPPLSSIRNVSMNIAVGVTKCAYDRGLASTYPEPQDKRKWLENQLYNFNYESSMPASWVWPRMPYIKTRDLVPTKLYGKQKSEEVM, from the exons atgttctCACGACCCAG CTTATGTGGAACTGTGAGCAAATTTTGCCGATGCAGCACATCAGCAACAGGAAAGACTACggtggcagcggcaacagtTCCCACCGCTCGACACTATCATGAGGTGGTGGGCGATATCATCTGCCCGTCTCAGGTGCGCGGCATAGATCACATCCGTGATCCACGACTCAACAAG GGCCTGGCCTTTACCCTGGAGGAGCGCCAGACTCTGGGCATCCACGGACTGCAGCCGGCGCGTTTCAAGAcgcaggaggagcagctgcagctctGCAAGATCGCCGTGAACCGGTACACAGAGCCGCTGAACAAGTACCTCTACCTGAGCGATCTGTACGATCGCAATGAGCGTCTGTTCTTCCGCTTCCTGTCGGAGAACATCGAGGATCTGATGCCCATTGTGTACACGCCCACAGTGGGTTTGGCCTGCCAGCGTTTCGGTCTGATCTACAGGCGTCCTCATGGTCTGTTCATCACGTACAACGATCGCGGACACATCTTTGATGTGATGAAGAACTGGCCGGAGCCGAATGTGCGTGCCATCTGTGTGACGGATGGTGAGCGCATCCTGGGACTGGGAGATTTGGGCGCTTGCGGCATGGGCATTCCCGTGGGCAAGCTGGCCTTGTACACGGCTCTGGCCGGAATCAAGCCCCATCAGTGCCTGCCAATTGTGGTGGATGTAGGCACCAACAACATCGATCTGCTGGAGGATCCCCTGTACGTGGGTCTGCGTCAGAAGCGTGTGGTTGGTCGGGAGTACGACGACTTCATTGATGAGTTTATGGAGGCCGTGGTACAGCGCTATGGCCAGAACACTCTGATCCAGTTCGAGGACTTTGGCAACCACAATGCATTTAGGTTCCTGGACAAGTACCGCAACACCTACTGCACCTTCAACGACGACATCCAGGGAACCGCTTCCGTGGCCGTAGCTGGACTCTATGCCTCCAAGCGCATTACTGGTAAGTCCTTCAAGGACTACACCTTCCTGTTCGCAGGAGCCGGTGAGGCCGCCATCGGCATCGCCGATCTCACCGTCAAGGCCATGGTGCAAGACGGTGTGCCCATCGAGGAGGCTTACAACAGAATTTACATGGTCGACATTGATGGTCTGTTGACCAAGAGTCGCAAGGTGGGCAACCTGGATGGCCACAAAATCAACTACGCCAAGGACATCAATCCGATGTCAGATCTCGCCGAGATTGTCGCCACCATCAAGCCCAGT GTGCTTATTGGTGCCTCGGCTGCTGCCGGCATTTTCACACCGGAGATCCTGCGCACCATGGCGGATAACAACGAGAGGCCCGTGGTGTTCGCCTTGTCCAATCCCACCAGCAAGGCTGAATGCACTGCCGAAGATGCTTACAAGCACACGGAT GCTCGCGTGATCTTCTCGTCGGGCTCTCCCTTCCCGCCGGTCCAGATCGGTGACAAGACCTTCTACCCGGGCCAGGGCAACAACGCCTACATCTTCCCAGGTGTTGGCTTGGGCGTGATCTGCACGGGTACTCACCACATACCCGACGAAATGTTCCTCATCGCCGCCCAGGAGTTGGCCAACTTTGTGGAGCCCAGCGACATTGAGCGCGGCTCGCTGTATCCTCCGCTGTCGAGCATCCGCAACGTGTCCATGAACATTGCCGTTGGCGTGACCAAATGTGCCTACGATAGAG GCTTGGCATCCACCTACCCTGAGCCACAGGACAAGCGCAAGTGGCTGGAGAACCAACTGTACAACTTCAACTACGAGAGCTCGATGCCCGCTTCCTGGGTTTGGCCGCGGATGCCCTACATTAAGACTCGTGATTTAGTGCCCACAAAACTCTATGGAaaacaaa AGAGCGAGGAAGTAATGTAA
- the LOC120451421 gene encoding NADP-dependent malic enzyme isoform X2 translates to MFSRPSLCGTVSKFCRCSTSATGKTTVAAATVPTARHYHEVVGDIICPSQVRGIDHIRDPRLNKGLAFTLEERQTLGIHGLQPARFKTQEEQLQLCKIAVNRYTEPLNKYLYLSDLYDRNERLFFRFLSENIEDLMPIVYTPTVGLACQRFGLIYRRPHGLFITYNDRGHIFDVMKNWPEPNVRAICVTDGERILGLGDLGACGMGIPVGKLALYTALAGIKPHQCLPIVVDVGTNNIDLLEDPLYVGLRQKRVVGREYDDFIDEFMEAVVQRYGQNTLIQFEDFGNHNAFRFLDKYRNTYCTFNDDIQGTASVAVAGLYASKRITGKSFKDYTFLFAGAGEAAIGIADLTVKAMVQDGVPIEEAYNRIYMVDIDGLLTKSRKVGNLDGHKINYAKDINPMSDLAEIVATIKPSVLIGASAAAGIFTPEILRTMADNNERPVVFALSNPTSKAECTAEDAYKHTDARVIFSSGSPFPPVQIGDKTFYPGQGNNAYIFPGVGLGVICTGTHHIPDEMFLIAAQELANFVEPSDIERGSLYPPLSSIRNVSMNIAVGVTKCAYDRGLASTYPEPQDKRKWLENQLYNFNYESSMPASWVWPRMPYIKTREESPLIAAIK, encoded by the exons atgttctCACGACCCAG CTTATGTGGAACTGTGAGCAAATTTTGCCGATGCAGCACATCAGCAACAGGAAAGACTACggtggcagcggcaacagtTCCCACCGCTCGACACTATCATGAGGTGGTGGGCGATATCATCTGCCCGTCTCAGGTGCGCGGCATAGATCACATCCGTGATCCACGACTCAACAAG GGCCTGGCCTTTACCCTGGAGGAGCGCCAGACTCTGGGCATCCACGGACTGCAGCCGGCGCGTTTCAAGAcgcaggaggagcagctgcagctctGCAAGATCGCCGTGAACCGGTACACAGAGCCGCTGAACAAGTACCTCTACCTGAGCGATCTGTACGATCGCAATGAGCGTCTGTTCTTCCGCTTCCTGTCGGAGAACATCGAGGATCTGATGCCCATTGTGTACACGCCCACAGTGGGTTTGGCCTGCCAGCGTTTCGGTCTGATCTACAGGCGTCCTCATGGTCTGTTCATCACGTACAACGATCGCGGACACATCTTTGATGTGATGAAGAACTGGCCGGAGCCGAATGTGCGTGCCATCTGTGTGACGGATGGTGAGCGCATCCTGGGACTGGGAGATTTGGGCGCTTGCGGCATGGGCATTCCCGTGGGCAAGCTGGCCTTGTACACGGCTCTGGCCGGAATCAAGCCCCATCAGTGCCTGCCAATTGTGGTGGATGTAGGCACCAACAACATCGATCTGCTGGAGGATCCCCTGTACGTGGGTCTGCGTCAGAAGCGTGTGGTTGGTCGGGAGTACGACGACTTCATTGATGAGTTTATGGAGGCCGTGGTACAGCGCTATGGCCAGAACACTCTGATCCAGTTCGAGGACTTTGGCAACCACAATGCATTTAGGTTCCTGGACAAGTACCGCAACACCTACTGCACCTTCAACGACGACATCCAGGGAACCGCTTCCGTGGCCGTAGCTGGACTCTATGCCTCCAAGCGCATTACTGGTAAGTCCTTCAAGGACTACACCTTCCTGTTCGCAGGAGCCGGTGAGGCCGCCATCGGCATCGCCGATCTCACCGTCAAGGCCATGGTGCAAGACGGTGTGCCCATCGAGGAGGCTTACAACAGAATTTACATGGTCGACATTGATGGTCTGTTGACCAAGAGTCGCAAGGTGGGCAACCTGGATGGCCACAAAATCAACTACGCCAAGGACATCAATCCGATGTCAGATCTCGCCGAGATTGTCGCCACCATCAAGCCCAGT GTGCTTATTGGTGCCTCGGCTGCTGCCGGCATTTTCACACCGGAGATCCTGCGCACCATGGCGGATAACAACGAGAGGCCCGTGGTGTTCGCCTTGTCCAATCCCACCAGCAAGGCTGAATGCACTGCCGAAGATGCTTACAAGCACACGGAT GCTCGCGTGATCTTCTCGTCGGGCTCTCCCTTCCCGCCGGTCCAGATCGGTGACAAGACCTTCTACCCGGGCCAGGGCAACAACGCCTACATCTTCCCAGGTGTTGGCTTGGGCGTGATCTGCACGGGTACTCACCACATACCCGACGAAATGTTCCTCATCGCCGCCCAGGAGTTGGCCAACTTTGTGGAGCCCAGCGACATTGAGCGCGGCTCGCTGTATCCTCCGCTGTCGAGCATCCGCAACGTGTCCATGAACATTGCCGTTGGCGTGACCAAATGTGCCTACGATAGAG GCTTGGCATCCACCTACCCTGAGCCACAGGACAAGCGCAAGTGGCTGGAGAACCAACTGTACAACTTCAACTACGAGAGCTCGATGCCCGCTTCCTGGGTTTGGCCGCGGATGCCCTACATTAAGACTC GCGAAGAAAGCCCGCTCATTGCCGCCATCAAATAA